In one window of Streptomyces roseofulvus DNA:
- a CDS encoding ATP-binding protein — translation MLLRFRVANVRSLRDEQELSFVALDDADAEAERAAARETTLSDGRKLPVHTVLGVFGSNASGKSNVVAALKNMRHAVLRSYTDWTSYDGIPREEFALDAKAASETSLYEADILLEDGVRWTYGFELGSRRVEAEWLYAYPKGRRQVWYERDASREKLIDFPGDRLHDRAGLTRMATPDALLLTRAGNASHEQLTPVFDWFRDNLWDVTPETERTQREAYTALRLLSSEEFRRRAEELLRVADLGIAGVEVEQTSSGRPLVRLSHTGGGGTTLMDWSSESWGTRSWFALIGPLLLALDTGAVLLVDELDASLHPRFAAEVVRLFQSPRVNRKGAQLLFTGHDPSLLRSPGGGRLLQPGQIWLTEKDEQGATVLSSVADWEPTEEEDLMASYLAGSFGAVPRVSEGQIGRRLLRTDELARTGTEES, via the coding sequence ATGCTGCTGAGATTCCGGGTGGCGAACGTGCGGTCGCTGCGCGACGAGCAGGAGCTGTCGTTCGTGGCGCTCGACGACGCCGACGCCGAGGCCGAGCGTGCCGCGGCCCGCGAGACCACGCTCTCCGACGGCAGGAAGCTCCCCGTCCACACCGTTCTGGGAGTCTTCGGCTCCAACGCCTCGGGCAAGTCCAATGTCGTCGCCGCCCTGAAGAACATGCGTCACGCGGTGTTGCGTTCCTACACCGACTGGACTTCGTACGACGGCATCCCTCGCGAGGAATTCGCCTTGGACGCGAAGGCCGCCTCCGAGACCTCCCTCTACGAGGCGGACATCCTCCTCGAGGACGGCGTCCGCTGGACTTACGGCTTTGAGCTCGGCTCTCGCAGAGTCGAGGCGGAGTGGCTCTATGCCTATCCCAAGGGCCGCCGACAGGTCTGGTACGAGCGGGACGCGAGCCGCGAGAAGCTGATCGACTTCCCCGGTGACCGTCTGCACGACCGGGCCGGGCTGACCCGCATGGCAACTCCGGACGCCCTGCTACTCACCCGCGCGGGCAACGCCAGCCACGAGCAGCTCACGCCCGTCTTCGACTGGTTCCGGGACAACCTCTGGGACGTCACTCCGGAGACGGAACGCACGCAGCGCGAGGCATACACGGCCCTGCGGTTGCTGAGCAGCGAGGAGTTCCGGAGGCGCGCCGAGGAGCTGCTGCGCGTGGCGGATCTCGGTATCGCCGGGGTGGAGGTCGAGCAGACCTCGTCCGGCCGTCCGCTGGTCCGGCTGTCACACACCGGAGGTGGCGGAACGACTCTCATGGACTGGTCGTCGGAGTCCTGGGGCACCCGCTCCTGGTTCGCCCTGATCGGCCCGCTCCTGCTGGCCCTCGACACTGGGGCGGTCCTGCTCGTCGACGAGCTGGACGCCAGCCTCCATCCACGCTTCGCGGCCGAGGTCGTCCGCCTCTTCCAGTCGCCCAGGGTCAACCGGAAGGGTGCCCAGCTTCTCTTCACAGGCCACGATCCCTCCCTCCTCCGGTCGCCGGGAGGTGGGCGGCTGCTCCAGCCCGGCCAGATCTGGTTGACGGAGAAGGACGAGCAAGGCGCCACCGTCCTGTCGTCGGTCGCCGACTGGGAGCCCACGGAGGAGGAGGACCTGATGGCCTCCTACCTCGCAGGCTCCTTCGGAGCGGTGCCGAGAGTGTCGGAGGGGCAGATCGGGCGGCGGCTGCTGCGCACGGACGAGCTGGCACGGACGGGGACGGAAGAGAGCTGA
- a CDS encoding adenylosuccinate synthase, translating into MPALVLLGAQWGDEGKGKATDLLGGSVDYVVRYQGGNNAGHTVVVGDQKYALHLLPSGILSPGCTPVIGNGVVVDPAVLLSELSGLNERGVDTSKLLISGNAHLITPYNVTLDKVTERFLGKRKIGTTGRGIGPTYADKINRVGIRVQDLYDESILEQKVEAALEQKNQLLAKVFNRRAIESGRIVEEMLQYADQIKPYVADTTLILNNAIDEGKVVLFEGGQGTLLDVDHGTYPFVTSSNPTAGGACTGAGVGPTKINRVIGILKAYTTRVGAGPFPTELFDEDGEALRRIGGERGVTTGRDRRCGWFDAVIARYATRVNGLTDFFLTKLDVLTGWEEIPVCVAYEIDGKRVEELPYSQTDFHHAKPIYETLPGWSEDITKAKTFADLPKNAQNYVKALEEMSGAPISAIGVGPGRTETIEINSFL; encoded by the coding sequence GTGCCCGCACTTGTGCTGCTCGGTGCTCAGTGGGGTGACGAGGGCAAGGGAAAGGCCACCGACCTGCTCGGTGGATCCGTGGACTACGTGGTGCGTTACCAGGGCGGCAACAACGCCGGCCACACGGTCGTCGTCGGCGACCAGAAGTACGCGCTGCACCTCCTCCCTTCCGGAATCCTCTCCCCGGGGTGCACCCCGGTGATCGGAAACGGTGTCGTCGTCGACCCGGCGGTCCTGCTCTCCGAGCTGAGCGGACTGAACGAGCGCGGCGTCGACACGTCGAAGCTCCTGATCAGCGGCAACGCCCATCTGATCACCCCGTACAACGTCACCCTCGACAAGGTGACGGAACGGTTCCTCGGCAAGCGCAAGATCGGCACCACCGGCCGCGGCATCGGCCCGACCTACGCCGACAAGATCAACCGCGTCGGCATCCGGGTCCAGGACCTGTACGACGAGTCGATCCTGGAGCAGAAGGTCGAGGCGGCCCTGGAGCAGAAGAACCAGCTCCTCGCCAAGGTCTTCAACCGCCGCGCGATCGAGTCCGGCCGGATCGTCGAGGAGATGCTCCAGTACGCGGACCAGATCAAGCCGTACGTCGCGGACACCACCCTGATCCTCAACAACGCCATCGACGAGGGCAAGGTCGTCCTCTTCGAGGGCGGCCAGGGCACCCTCCTGGACGTGGACCACGGCACGTACCCCTTCGTCACCTCCTCCAACCCGACCGCCGGCGGTGCCTGCACCGGCGCCGGCGTCGGCCCGACGAAGATCAACCGGGTCATCGGCATCCTCAAGGCGTACACCACCCGCGTCGGCGCCGGTCCGTTCCCGACCGAGCTCTTCGACGAGGACGGCGAGGCGCTGCGCCGCATCGGCGGCGAGCGCGGCGTCACCACCGGCCGCGACCGCCGCTGCGGCTGGTTCGACGCGGTCATCGCCCGCTACGCCACCCGCGTCAACGGCCTGACCGACTTCTTCCTCACCAAGCTGGACGTGCTGACCGGCTGGGAGGAGATCCCGGTCTGCGTCGCGTACGAGATCGACGGCAAGCGCGTCGAGGAGCTCCCGTACTCCCAGACCGACTTCCACCACGCGAAGCCGATCTACGAGACCCTGCCCGGCTGGTCGGAGGACATCACGAAGGCCAAGACCTTCGCGGACCTCCCGAAGAACGCGCAGAACTACGTGAAGGCGCTGGAGGAGATGTCCGGCGCCCCGATCTCCGCCATCGGCGTCGGCCCCGGCCGCACCGAGACCATCGAGATCAACTCCTTCCTGTAG
- a CDS encoding diacylglycerol kinase yields the protein MSDHDQLLVIVDPVARRSDGESVRIAKDVLSAGAEAKICLPDSPEEFSRALSRRGSRRPVVLGDDRALLRAVALLHRDRAPLALVPIGPPDALEVAYGLGVPRSAVAAARTVLDGAVRSLDLLVDDSGGVVLGDLRLPALPAPAAGSAPSVWGTCRSLVRTLVRPAVPPVLSVPVHRLRVEADGVLLADVDAPVAAVTARPVDGGGGTAEVTVHPAGPAGAPRRAVAGTLTVSGPDFRYRADGRVTGPVRRRTWTVRAAGWGLTLPRDADPPA from the coding sequence GTGTCGGATCACGACCAGCTGCTGGTCATCGTCGACCCGGTCGCCCGCCGAAGTGACGGCGAGTCCGTACGGATCGCGAAGGATGTCCTGTCCGCGGGCGCGGAAGCGAAGATCTGCCTGCCGGACTCCCCCGAGGAATTCTCCCGGGCCCTGTCCCGGCGCGGCTCCCGGCGCCCCGTCGTGCTGGGCGACGACCGGGCGCTGCTGCGCGCGGTGGCCCTGCTGCACCGGGACCGGGCGCCGCTCGCGCTGGTCCCGATCGGGCCGCCGGACGCGCTGGAGGTCGCGTACGGCCTCGGCGTGCCGCGCTCGGCGGTGGCGGCGGCCCGGACGGTCCTGGACGGGGCGGTGCGGAGCCTGGACCTGCTGGTGGACGACAGCGGCGGGGTGGTCCTCGGCGATCTGCGGCTGCCCGCGCTGCCGGCGCCCGCCGCCGGCAGCGCGCCCTCCGTCTGGGGGACCTGCCGCTCGCTGGTCCGCACCCTGGTGCGGCCGGCCGTGCCGCCGGTCCTCTCGGTGCCGGTGCACCGGCTGCGGGTGGAGGCGGACGGGGTGCTGCTGGCCGACGTGGACGCGCCGGTGGCGGCGGTGACCGCCCGCCCGGTGGACGGCGGCGGCGGTACGGCGGAGGTGACGGTGCACCCGGCCGGGCCGGCCGGCGCGCCGCGCCGGGCCGTCGCGGGCACCCTGACGGTCTCCGGCCCGGACTTCCGCTACCGCGCGGACGGGCGGGTGACGGGACCGGTCCGCCGCCGCACGTGGACGGTCCGGGCGGCCGGCTGGGGGCTGACCCTGCCCCGGGACGCGGATCCGCCGGCCTGA
- a CDS encoding GbsR/MarR family transcriptional regulator, whose translation MTRSDEEAVSRFVERFAAEMTEAGMQRMASRVFAALLASETASLTSAELAEQLRISPAAVSGAVRYLTQVGMVAREREPGTRRERYVLHNEIWYETFTRRDQILTRWEKVLRDGADTLGPDTAAGARTAETADFFAFLQEEMALMLERWKERKAARAAQD comes from the coding sequence ATGACCAGGAGCGACGAGGAAGCCGTGTCCCGATTCGTGGAGCGTTTCGCCGCGGAGATGACCGAGGCGGGCATGCAGCGGATGGCCTCCAGAGTCTTCGCCGCGCTGCTCGCCTCCGAGACCGCCTCGCTGACCTCGGCGGAGCTCGCCGAACAGCTCAGGATCAGCCCGGCCGCCGTCTCCGGCGCGGTCCGCTACCTCACCCAGGTGGGCATGGTCGCCCGCGAACGCGAACCGGGCACCCGGCGCGAGCGGTACGTGCTCCACAACGAGATCTGGTACGAGACCTTCACCCGCCGCGACCAGATCCTGACCCGCTGGGAGAAGGTCCTCCGCGACGGCGCCGACACCCTCGGCCCCGACACGGCGGCCGGCGCCCGCACCGCCGAGACCGCCGACTTCTTCGCCTTCCTCCAGGAGGAGATGGCCCTGATGCTGGAGCGCTGGAAGGAGCGGAAGGCGGCGCGGGCCGCTCAGGACTGA
- a CDS encoding ABC transporter ATP-binding protein gives MTNAISVAGLHKSFGRTHALDGLDLTVATGEVHGFLGPNGAGKSTTIRVLLGLLRADSGTVRLLGGDPWADAVALHRRLAYVPGDVTLWRNLSGGEVIDLYGRLRGNGLDRARRAELIERFELDPTKKGRTYSKGNRQKVALVAAFASDAELLVLDEPTSGLDPLMEEVFQDCVREARDRGRTVLLSSHILSEVETLCDRVSIVRKGRTVESGSLADLRHLTRTSVSAELAGAAEGLDRLPGVHGLRAEGRKVRLQVDTDKLDPVLAALLAAGVRSLTSTPPTLEELFLRHYADDEVAS, from the coding sequence ATGACGAACGCCATCAGCGTCGCCGGACTCCACAAGTCCTTCGGCCGCACGCACGCCCTCGACGGACTCGACCTCACCGTCGCCACCGGCGAGGTGCACGGCTTCCTCGGCCCCAACGGCGCCGGGAAGTCCACCACCATCCGCGTCCTCCTCGGGCTGCTGCGCGCCGACTCCGGCACCGTCCGGCTGCTCGGCGGAGACCCCTGGGCCGACGCCGTCGCCCTCCACCGGCGCCTCGCGTACGTGCCCGGCGACGTCACCCTCTGGCGCAACCTCTCCGGCGGCGAGGTGATCGACCTGTACGGGCGGCTGCGCGGCAACGGCCTCGACCGGGCCCGCCGGGCGGAGCTGATCGAGCGCTTCGAGCTCGACCCCACCAAGAAGGGCCGCACCTACTCCAAGGGCAACCGGCAGAAGGTCGCCCTCGTCGCCGCCTTCGCCTCCGACGCCGAACTCCTCGTCCTCGACGAGCCCACCAGCGGCCTCGACCCGCTGATGGAGGAGGTCTTCCAGGACTGCGTCCGCGAGGCCCGCGACCGGGGCCGTACCGTCCTGCTCTCCAGCCACATCCTCAGCGAGGTCGAGACCCTCTGCGACCGGGTCTCCATCGTCCGCAAGGGGCGCACGGTGGAGTCCGGTTCGCTCGCCGACCTGCGCCACCTCACCCGCACCAGCGTCAGCGCCGAACTCGCCGGCGCCGCCGAGGGCCTGGACCGCCTCCCCGGCGTCCACGGCCTGCGCGCCGAGGGCCGCAAGGTCCGCCTCCAGGTCGACACCGACAAGCTCGACCCCGTCCTCGCCGCGCTCCTCGCCGCCGGCGTCCGCTCGCTCACCAGCACCCCGCCCACCCTGGAGGAGCTCTTCCTCCGCCACTACGCGGACGACGAGGTGGCCTCATGA
- a CDS encoding ABC transporter permease gives MTALAGTGTLTRLALRRDRLALPLWALVTGGLVASGPGSLGGLYDTAAARAELAASMTANSSMRSLYGPVFSDSLGGLVAWRFGAFAAVLAAVASLIVVVRHTREEEETGRQELLSAGAVGRRAPLTSALLAALTLNTAAALVIVAGLAGQGLAGALALGLAVGGTGMVFATVAALAAQLTESARLAKGIAGGVLGLAFVLRAAGDSGDASGSSVLTWLSPVGWAENVRAFGGERWWVLLLIAAAVLAQTVLAYGLAARRDVGASFLATRPGPAAGRLATAGALALRLQRGALIGWGAGFLLGGLVFGGMAEGAAELVGDNEKAREIFERMGGQAALTDAFLATMVSLFGMLAALYAVGAVLRAHTEETSGRAEPLLAGSLGRLRWAAGHLVPAFGGAALILLAAGLGLSLGFGGSYGSVLGAALAQLPAVWTLAGVATLLWGAVPRAAGAGWAAAGLCLALGWIGPALDLPQAVLDVSPFAHLPRLPGPETTWTPLLLLTALAAALTAAGLAALRRRDLQV, from the coding sequence ATGACCGCGCTGGCCGGCACCGGCACCCTCACCCGGCTCGCGCTCCGCCGCGACCGGCTGGCCCTCCCGCTGTGGGCCCTGGTCACCGGCGGCCTCGTCGCCTCCGGCCCCGGCTCCCTCGGCGGGCTGTACGACACGGCCGCGGCGCGCGCCGAACTCGCCGCCTCGATGACCGCCAACAGCTCGATGCGCTCCCTCTACGGGCCGGTCTTCTCCGACTCCCTCGGCGGGCTCGTCGCCTGGCGCTTCGGTGCCTTCGCCGCCGTCCTCGCGGCCGTCGCCTCGCTGATCGTCGTGGTCCGGCACACCCGCGAGGAGGAGGAGACGGGCCGCCAGGAACTGCTCTCCGCCGGCGCGGTGGGCCGCCGCGCGCCGCTCACCTCCGCGCTCCTCGCCGCGCTGACGCTCAACACCGCCGCCGCGCTCGTGATCGTCGCCGGACTGGCCGGCCAGGGCCTCGCCGGGGCGCTGGCGCTCGGCCTCGCCGTCGGCGGCACCGGCATGGTCTTCGCGACGGTCGCCGCGCTCGCCGCGCAGCTCACCGAGAGCGCGCGGCTCGCCAAGGGCATCGCGGGCGGCGTCCTCGGCCTCGCGTTCGTGCTGCGCGCGGCGGGCGACTCCGGGGACGCCTCCGGCTCGTCCGTCCTCACCTGGCTGTCGCCGGTCGGCTGGGCCGAGAACGTCCGTGCCTTCGGCGGGGAGCGGTGGTGGGTGCTGCTGCTGATCGCCGCCGCCGTGCTCGCCCAGACGGTCCTCGCGTACGGGCTCGCCGCCCGCCGCGACGTCGGCGCCTCGTTCCTCGCCACCCGGCCCGGTCCGGCCGCCGGCCGGCTCGCCACGGCCGGGGCGCTCGCCCTCCGGCTCCAGCGCGGCGCGCTGATCGGCTGGGGCGCCGGCTTCCTGCTCGGCGGGCTCGTCTTCGGCGGCATGGCCGAGGGCGCGGCGGAGCTGGTCGGCGACAACGAGAAGGCCCGCGAGATCTTCGAGCGGATGGGCGGCCAGGCCGCCCTCACCGACGCCTTCCTCGCCACGATGGTCTCCCTCTTCGGGATGCTCGCCGCGCTGTACGCGGTCGGCGCGGTGCTGCGGGCGCACACCGAGGAGACCTCCGGCCGCGCCGAACCGCTCCTCGCGGGCTCCCTCGGCCGGCTCCGCTGGGCGGCGGGCCACCTCGTGCCCGCGTTCGGCGGCGCGGCGCTGATCCTCCTCGCGGCGGGCCTCGGGCTCTCCCTCGGCTTCGGCGGCTCGTACGGGTCCGTCCTCGGCGCGGCGCTGGCCCAGCTGCCGGCCGTCTGGACCCTCGCGGGCGTGGCGACGCTGCTGTGGGGCGCGGTGCCGAGGGCGGCGGGGGCCGGCTGGGCCGCCGCCGGGCTCTGCCTGGCGCTCGGCTGGATCGGTCCGGCCCTCGACCTCCCGCAGGCCGTCCTGGACGTCTCCCCCTTCGCCCACCTGCCCAGGCTGCCGGGCCCGGAGACGACCTGGACCCCGCTCCTCCTGCTCACCGCCCTGGCGGCCGCCCTCACCGCGGCCGGCCTGGCGGCCCTGCGCCGCCGCGACCTCCAGGTCTGA
- a CDS encoding cytochrome P450 codes for MDAVAAFDPWSPEFVADPYPAYAALREGGRAHWYGPTRQWLVPHHADVSALLRDRRLGRTYTHRFTHEEFGRAAPDPLHEPFHTLNDHGLLDLEGADHTRIRRLVSKAFTPRTVEKLAPTVRELAAGLVGELVAAGGGDLQAAVAEPLPVAVIAAMLGVPEEDEERAMLRPWSAAICGMFELNPSEETARRAVRASVEFSDYLRELIARRRSDPGDDLVSALIGVEELTEQEMISTCVLLLNAGHEATVNTATGGVWTLLRHGRWDASLAAELSSDPGKLSTAVDELLRYDTPLQMFERWVLDDIEIGGTVVPRGAEVALLFGSANRDPARFGPTADALDLARADNPHVTFGAGVHYCLGAPLARLELTAVLGELLRRAPGMRLAADPVRRPGYVIRGFESLLVEV; via the coding sequence ATGGACGCCGTCGCCGCATTCGACCCCTGGTCCCCGGAGTTCGTCGCCGACCCGTACCCCGCGTACGCCGCGCTGCGGGAGGGCGGGCGCGCCCACTGGTACGGGCCCACCCGGCAGTGGTTGGTCCCGCACCACGCGGACGTGTCGGCGCTGCTGCGGGACCGGCGCCTGGGGCGCACGTACACCCATCGCTTCACCCACGAGGAGTTCGGGCGCGCCGCCCCCGACCCGCTGCACGAGCCCTTCCACACCCTCAACGACCACGGGCTGCTCGACCTGGAGGGCGCCGACCACACCCGGATCCGGCGCCTGGTGTCGAAGGCGTTCACGCCGAGGACGGTGGAGAAGCTGGCCCCGACGGTACGGGAGCTGGCCGCCGGTCTGGTCGGCGAGCTGGTCGCGGCGGGCGGCGGCGACCTCCAGGCGGCGGTCGCCGAACCGCTGCCGGTCGCGGTGATCGCCGCGATGCTGGGCGTCCCGGAGGAGGACGAGGAGCGGGCCATGCTGCGGCCCTGGTCGGCGGCGATCTGCGGGATGTTCGAGCTGAACCCGTCGGAGGAGACGGCCCGGCGGGCGGTCCGGGCGTCGGTCGAGTTCTCGGACTATCTGCGGGAGCTGATCGCGCGGCGGCGGTCCGACCCGGGCGACGACCTGGTCTCGGCGCTGATCGGGGTGGAGGAGCTGACCGAGCAGGAGATGATCTCCACCTGCGTGCTGCTGCTGAACGCGGGGCACGAGGCGACCGTGAACACCGCGACGGGCGGGGTGTGGACGCTGCTGCGGCACGGGAGGTGGGACGCGTCCCTGGCGGCGGAGCTGTCCTCGGATCCCGGGAAGTTGTCCACAGCTGTGGACGAACTCCTGCGCTACGACACGCCGCTCCAGATGTTCGAGCGCTGGGTCCTCGACGACATCGAGATCGGCGGGACCGTCGTCCCCCGCGGCGCGGAGGTCGCGCTCCTCTTCGGCTCCGCCAACCGGGACCCGGCCCGCTTCGGCCCCACCGCGGACGCGCTCGACCTGGCCCGCGCGGACAACCCCCACGTCACCTTCGGCGCGGGCGTCCACTACTGCCTGGGCGCGCCGCTGGCCCGCCTCGAACTCACCGCGGTCCTCGGCGAGCTGCTGCGGCGGGCGCCGGGGATGCGGCTCGCCGCGGACCCCGTCCGGAGACCCGGTTACGTGATCCGCGGCTTCGAGTCGCTGCTCGTGGAGGTCTGA
- a CDS encoding response regulator transcription factor: MIRVLIVDDQIMVREGFSVLLGAMPDIEVVGEAVNGREAVAQVAALRPDVVLMDIRMPELNGIEATREIVAADADAKVLVLTTFDLDEYVYQALRAGASGFLLKDASARQLADGVRIVAAGEALLAPTVTKRLITEFAKSADTAPKAPAVAQIGELTERETEVLVLIAQGLSNQEIAGHLVVAESTIKTHVSRILVKLGLRDRTQAAVFAYEARLVQVGR, encoded by the coding sequence GTGATCAGGGTGCTGATCGTCGACGACCAGATCATGGTCCGCGAGGGCTTCTCCGTGCTGCTCGGCGCGATGCCGGACATCGAGGTCGTCGGGGAGGCCGTCAACGGCCGGGAGGCCGTGGCGCAGGTCGCCGCGCTCCGCCCGGACGTGGTCCTCATGGACATCCGGATGCCCGAGCTGAACGGCATCGAGGCCACCCGGGAGATCGTCGCCGCGGACGCGGACGCCAAGGTGCTCGTCCTCACCACCTTCGACCTCGACGAGTACGTCTACCAGGCGCTCCGCGCCGGCGCCTCCGGCTTCCTCCTCAAGGACGCCTCGGCGCGGCAGCTCGCCGACGGCGTCCGGATCGTCGCGGCCGGGGAGGCGCTGCTCGCGCCGACCGTGACGAAGCGGCTCATCACCGAGTTCGCGAAGTCGGCCGACACCGCGCCGAAGGCGCCCGCCGTCGCCCAGATCGGCGAACTCACCGAACGCGAGACGGAGGTCCTGGTGCTGATCGCCCAGGGCCTGTCCAACCAGGAGATCGCCGGCCACCTCGTGGTCGCCGAGTCGACGATCAAGACGCACGTCAGCCGGATCCTGGTGAAGCTGGGCCTGCGCGACCGGACGCAGGCGGCGGTCTTCGCGTACGAGGCACGGCTGGTCCAGGTCGGGCGCTGA
- a CDS encoding sensor histidine kinase — translation MTLDALGGLRDDLSGDALSYRPLPRLAPDSPVLRFLPRRLRPHAVLLPHAAIGFLALVTFLMGFDEINGAVGPVALVTCVVPTAAVALTLIRPAAAFWLSICSTPFVAYLTGYDGWPWAPNSFAAHLFVLVIVALRTRPRTAAWMWTVTAAYATFTSFFLSMGSGYGFNGAEMLFFSALFLLVIAVVQIRGQAAREVTAQRTVTAVERSKRTLLEERTTIARELHDVVAHHMSVVAIQAEAAPYRVENPPPELEQAFRTIRENAVAALTELRRILGVVRAEDYEAPDAPQPTLADLDGLVANVREAGLDVTMTVTGAVRELPQGVELSAYRIVQEALSNVLRHAPGAPAKVEVSHVLGGLGLRIANGPARGAVKPSPGAGHGITGMRERVTMLGGEMTDGPTEDSGYEVAVFVPVQREGADQ, via the coding sequence ATGACGCTGGACGCCCTCGGCGGTCTGCGCGACGACCTCTCCGGCGACGCCCTCTCCTACCGTCCGCTGCCCCGGCTCGCGCCGGACAGCCCCGTGCTGCGCTTCCTGCCCCGGCGGCTGCGCCCGCACGCCGTGCTGCTGCCGCACGCCGCGATCGGCTTCCTCGCCCTGGTGACCTTCCTCATGGGCTTCGACGAGATCAACGGCGCCGTCGGCCCGGTCGCCCTCGTCACCTGCGTGGTGCCGACGGCCGCCGTGGCCCTCACCCTGATCCGCCCCGCCGCGGCCTTCTGGCTGTCGATCTGCTCGACGCCCTTCGTCGCCTACCTGACCGGGTACGACGGCTGGCCCTGGGCGCCGAACTCCTTCGCCGCCCACCTCTTCGTCCTCGTGATCGTCGCCCTGCGGACCCGGCCCCGCACGGCGGCCTGGATGTGGACGGTCACCGCCGCGTACGCCACCTTCACCTCCTTCTTCCTGAGCATGGGCTCCGGATACGGCTTCAACGGCGCCGAGATGCTCTTCTTCTCCGCGCTCTTCCTGCTGGTCATCGCCGTCGTGCAGATCCGCGGCCAGGCCGCGCGGGAGGTCACCGCCCAGCGGACCGTCACCGCCGTCGAGCGGTCCAAGCGGACCCTCCTCGAAGAGCGGACCACCATCGCCCGCGAACTGCACGACGTCGTCGCCCACCACATGTCGGTGGTCGCCATCCAGGCCGAGGCCGCGCCCTACCGGGTGGAGAACCCGCCGCCGGAGCTGGAGCAGGCGTTCCGCACCATCCGGGAGAACGCCGTCGCCGCCCTCACCGAGCTGCGCCGCATCCTCGGCGTCGTCCGCGCCGAGGACTACGAGGCCCCCGACGCCCCGCAGCCGACCCTCGCCGACCTCGACGGCCTCGTCGCCAACGTCCGGGAGGCCGGGCTCGACGTGACCATGACGGTGACCGGCGCGGTGCGCGAGCTGCCGCAGGGCGTGGAGCTGTCCGCGTACCGGATCGTCCAGGAGGCCCTGTCGAACGTGCTGCGGCACGCGCCCGGCGCCCCGGCGAAGGTCGAGGTCAGCCATGTCCTCGGCGGCCTCGGCCTGCGCATCGCCAACGGGCCGGCGCGCGGCGCGGTGAAGCCCTCGCCGGGCGCGGGCCACGGCATCACGGGCATGCGGGAGCGTGTCACGATGCTCGGCGGCGAGATGACCGACGGGCCGACCGAGGACAGCGGCTACGAGGTCGCCGTCTTCGTCCCCGTCCAGCGGGAAGGGGCCGACCAGTGA